The following coding sequences are from one Selenomonas sputigena ATCC 35185 window:
- a CDS encoding Cof-type HAD-IIB family hydrolase: MIVTDMDGTLLDAKNGISEKNRAALKEAAAKGVHVAIATGRMHLSALPYAKEIGVTVPIVSCNGALVKTTAGEELFASPIAPDVVREILDCMKEHGWYVQPYTDEGLFFCERDCRACAYEKLAGIEGKAVGWDGLLALGTRVFKLLSISDRAEETAVRAAEISRMFEGKVRAVRSKEKYVDIMAEGVSKAASIERLAASLGINMSEVLALGDSDNDCEMLAAAGIGVAMATGTPAAREAADFLAENGAADGVARAVHAYVLEGK; the protein is encoded by the coding sequence ATGATTGTGACGGATATGGACGGCACGCTGCTCGATGCGAAGAACGGCATCTCAGAAAAGAATCGGGCGGCGCTCAAGGAGGCGGCGGCAAAGGGCGTCCATGTGGCGATCGCTACGGGACGCATGCACCTCTCGGCTCTGCCTTACGCGAAGGAGATCGGAGTCACGGTGCCGATCGTCTCGTGCAACGGCGCACTCGTCAAGACGACGGCGGGCGAGGAGCTTTTCGCTTCGCCCATCGCGCCCGACGTGGTGCGAGAAATCCTCGACTGCATGAAGGAGCACGGCTGGTACGTGCAGCCCTATACGGACGAGGGACTTTTCTTCTGCGAGCGGGACTGCCGTGCCTGCGCTTACGAAAAGCTCGCGGGCATCGAGGGAAAGGCCGTCGGCTGGGATGGCCTCCTTGCATTGGGGACGCGCGTCTTCAAGCTGTTGTCGATCAGTGACCGTGCCGAGGAGACGGCGGTGCGTGCGGCAGAAATCTCGCGCATGTTCGAGGGAAAGGTTCGAGCCGTGCGCTCGAAGGAGAAGTACGTCGACATCATGGCGGAGGGCGTGTCGAAGGCGGCGAGCATCGAGCGCCTTGCGGCAAGCCTCGGCATCAACATGTCGGAGGTGCTGGCGCTCGGCGACTCGGATAATGACTGCGAGATGCTCGCTGCCGCGGGCATCGGCGTCGCCATGGCGACAGGCACGCCTGCGGCGCGGGAGGCGGCGGACTTCCTCGCAGAAAACGGAGCGGCGGACGGCGTGGCACGGGCTGTGCACGCCTATGTACTTGAAGGAAAGTGA
- a CDS encoding Cof-type HAD-IIB family hydrolase, whose product MAIRLIVMDLDGTLLTSEKMVSDYSKDVLRRAMEKGVAVTLATGRMLLSASYFGRIIGANAPIISCNGALVQALDATEPLFLRAFSPETVAELLTFARENGWYAQWYIGDDIYAEDFRPEYFTAYRTVQGFAVHEVGEDFSPYVEGVAQVVVRDLAGGVGAIAASIRERFAGRVDPQQSKGYTLDLVPTGVSKATGIEAILRATGIRADEVMACGDSDNDLSMLRLAGTSVVTANGQEEAKALATYLAPGCDEDGVARAIEELVL is encoded by the coding sequence ATGGCAATTCGGCTGATCGTGATGGATCTCGACGGCACGCTCTTGACTTCGGAAAAGATGGTGTCGGACTACAGCAAGGACGTCTTGCGGCGGGCGATGGAAAAGGGCGTTGCCGTGACGCTGGCGACGGGGCGCATGCTGCTCTCGGCGAGCTACTTCGGCAGGATCATCGGAGCAAACGCGCCGATCATCTCGTGCAACGGCGCTCTGGTGCAGGCGCTCGATGCGACAGAGCCGCTCTTTTTGCGCGCCTTTTCGCCCGAGACGGTGGCGGAGCTTCTGACATTTGCGCGGGAGAACGGCTGGTACGCGCAGTGGTACATCGGCGACGACATCTACGCTGAGGATTTCCGACCCGAGTATTTTACCGCCTACCGCACGGTGCAGGGCTTCGCCGTGCACGAGGTCGGCGAGGATTTTTCGCCGTACGTCGAGGGCGTCGCGCAGGTCGTCGTGCGCGACCTCGCGGGCGGCGTCGGCGCTATCGCCGCGTCGATCCGCGAGCGATTTGCGGGACGCGTCGATCCGCAGCAGTCGAAGGGCTACACGCTCGACCTCGTGCCGACGGGCGTATCGAAGGCGACGGGCATCGAGGCGATCCTGCGTGCGACGGGCATCCGAGCAGACGAGGTCATGGCGTGCGGCGACTCGGACAATGACCTATCCATGCTGCGCCTCGCGGGTACGAGCGTCGTCACGGCGAACGGACAGGAGGAAGCGAAGGCGCTCGCGACATATCTTGCGCCAGGCTGCGACGAGGACGGCGTGGCAAGGGCGATCGAGGAGCTTGTTCTCTAG
- the rapZ gene encoding RNase adapter RapZ: MTKEKDFKFIIVTGLSGSGKTQACRFLEDLGYFVVDNLPPVFIPKFAELCRHSAGHVSRVVLVVDTRGREFFDTFVHVLEEMDQAGTPYEMLFMEASDETIIRRYKETRRRHPMAANARISDGIQKERRRLESVRNKATYIIDTSQLKKVDLKEKIWRLFGSEDGHKMSINVLSFGFKFGMPLDADMVLDVRFLPNPFYIEELRRKSGAVPEVAEYIGKWPVTQEFEEKLDAMLDFLMPQYIKEGKPQFVIAIGCTGGMHRSVYIACHIYRFLTARGFQVELEHRDLMKNEVAEHPKELPE, encoded by the coding sequence ATGACGAAAGAGAAGGATTTCAAATTTATCATCGTGACGGGGCTTTCGGGCAGCGGCAAGACGCAGGCGTGCCGCTTTTTGGAAGACCTCGGCTATTTCGTGGTGGACAATCTGCCGCCGGTGTTCATCCCGAAGTTTGCCGAGCTTTGCCGCCATTCGGCCGGACATGTGAGCCGCGTCGTGCTCGTCGTGGACACGCGCGGGCGCGAGTTCTTCGACACCTTCGTGCATGTGCTCGAAGAGATGGATCAGGCGGGTACGCCCTACGAGATGCTTTTCATGGAAGCCTCTGACGAGACGATCATCCGCCGCTACAAGGAGACGCGCCGCCGCCATCCGATGGCGGCGAACGCGCGCATTTCCGACGGCATCCAGAAGGAGCGCCGCCGCTTGGAATCCGTGCGCAACAAGGCGACGTACATCATCGACACGTCGCAGCTCAAGAAGGTCGATCTCAAAGAGAAGATCTGGCGGCTCTTCGGCAGCGAGGACGGGCACAAGATGAGCATCAATGTCCTGTCCTTCGGCTTCAAGTTTGGCATGCCCCTGGACGCGGACATGGTGCTCGACGTGCGCTTCCTGCCGAATCCCTTCTACATCGAGGAACTGCGCAGAAAGAGCGGCGCCGTCCCGGAGGTCGCCGAATACATCGGCAAGTGGCCCGTGACGCAGGAGTTCGAGGAAAAGCTCGACGCCATGCTCGATTTCCTCATGCCGCAGTACATCAAGGAGGGAAAGCCGCAGTTCGTCATCGCCATCGGCTGCACGGGCGGCATGCATCGGAGCGTCTACATCGCCTGCCATATCTATCGTTTCTTGACGGCGCGCGGCTTCCAAGTGGAGCTTGAGCATCGCGATCTCATGAAGAACGAGGTCGCCGAGCATCCGAAGGAGCTGCCCGAATAG
- a CDS encoding gluconeogenesis factor YvcK family protein yields the protein MHLLKWLYPGMHFKRWMLVFGAGVMMVSLGLALVFNYKYLDIIEEAIFRAVYLWRGSFDYVITTIVGLVIVVLGLALMLFATRFVIRSVISVLLPDSSEKLVDIIYEKRRLDKGPQVTVIGGGHGLSVLLRGIKQATSNVTAVVTVADDGGSSGRLREELGIIPPGDLRNCLVALADTEPLMEKLFQYRFQSGTELKGHSFGNLFIAAMAEVTGDMEEALKKSSKVLAVKGRVLPASTAHVRLDAVMEDGTLVEGESHIPEVHKHIRRVKLFPERVEPVESALAAIREADVVILGPGSLYTSIMPNLLVDGVAEALKKSRALKIYICNVLTQPGETDGYTASMHARAILDHAGRGAIDYMLVNATPLPYGTAQLLEKEGIEPVAIDEDAVNALGIGVVKADLVNDDDVAHHDPEKLMKSVMKMAYKLHPGIGK from the coding sequence ATGCACTTATTGAAATGGCTTTATCCGGGCATGCATTTCAAGCGTTGGATGCTCGTGTTCGGCGCGGGCGTCATGATGGTCAGTCTGGGTCTTGCCCTCGTCTTCAACTACAAGTATCTCGACATCATCGAGGAGGCAATCTTCCGTGCCGTCTACCTGTGGCGCGGAAGTTTCGATTATGTGATCACGACGATCGTCGGTCTCGTCATCGTCGTCTTAGGGCTCGCCCTGATGCTCTTTGCGACGCGCTTCGTCATACGCTCCGTCATCAGCGTGCTCCTGCCCGACAGCTCGGAAAAGCTCGTCGACATCATCTACGAGAAGCGCCGCCTCGACAAGGGGCCGCAGGTCACGGTCATCGGCGGCGGACACGGGCTTTCCGTGCTCCTTCGCGGCATCAAGCAGGCGACGAGCAATGTGACGGCGGTAGTGACGGTCGCCGACGACGGCGGCTCTTCGGGAAGGCTGCGCGAGGAACTCGGCATCATCCCGCCGGGCGATCTCAGGAACTGTCTCGTCGCGCTCGCCGATACGGAGCCTCTGATGGAAAAGCTCTTCCAGTATCGCTTTCAGAGCGGTACGGAACTCAAGGGACACAGCTTCGGCAACCTCTTCATCGCCGCCATGGCGGAGGTCACGGGCGACATGGAAGAGGCGCTGAAGAAGTCGTCGAAGGTTCTCGCCGTCAAGGGGCGCGTGCTTCCGGCATCAACGGCGCATGTACGGCTCGATGCGGTCATGGAGGACGGCACCCTCGTCGAGGGCGAGTCGCATATCCCCGAGGTGCACAAGCACATCCGGCGCGTGAAGCTCTTTCCCGAGCGCGTCGAGCCTGTGGAGTCGGCGCTTGCGGCGATCCGCGAGGCGGACGTCGTGATCCTCGGCCCCGGCAGTCTCTACACGAGCATCATGCCGAATCTCCTCGTCGACGGCGTGGCGGAGGCGCTCAAAAAGAGCCGCGCCCTGAAGATTTATATATGCAACGTGCTGACGCAGCCGGGCGAAACGGACGGCTACACGGCTTCTATGCACGCCCGGGCGATTCTCGATCATGCGGGCAGGGGCGCGATCGACTACATGCTCGTCAATGCGACGCCGCTGCCGTACGGGACGGCGCAGCTTTTGGAGAAGGAGGGCATCGAACCCGTGGCGATCGATGAGGATGCCGTCAACGCGCTCGGCATCGGCGTCGTCAAGGCCGACCTCGTGAATGACGACGATGTCGCGCATCACGATCCGGAAAAGCTCATGAAGAGCGTGATGAAGATGGCGTACAAACTGCATCCCGGCATCGGCAAGTGA
- the whiA gene encoding DNA-binding protein WhiA — MAQPSFSAEVKNDLARPLGRKACCRTAELAALLRMGAVLTLGAKRAVGLAFTTENAAVARKALMLLKGSAGVHTELTVSRSRRLKKNNSYRVHVLPSREVAALMERMGLMRGSALNMGTDSALLKRACCRQAYLRGAFLGGGSVSRPESGYHLELVTGSYSFAELLLSLLRTMGYPAGLTDRKESYVVYLKESDAIIDFFSLLGAEKAAEAFEVTRNLKEVKNQVNRLVNCETANVQKSVDAAGRQIAAIRALEAADAVAGLSAGLRKTAEVRMEHPTATLAELAGLLGIGKSGVNHRLRKLVSLADGQEGGI, encoded by the coding sequence ATGGCGCAGCCATCGTTTTCAGCTGAGGTGAAGAACGATCTCGCGCGTCCCCTCGGGCGCAAGGCGTGCTGCCGCACGGCAGAACTGGCGGCGCTCCTGCGCATGGGCGCCGTCCTGACGCTCGGGGCGAAGCGCGCCGTCGGACTCGCGTTTACGACGGAGAACGCTGCGGTCGCGCGCAAGGCCTTGATGCTCCTCAAAGGTTCGGCGGGCGTCCATACGGAATTGACGGTCAGCCGCTCGCGCCGCCTGAAGAAGAACAACAGCTATCGCGTGCATGTCCTGCCGTCGCGCGAGGTCGCCGCCCTCATGGAGCGCATGGGTCTCATGCGCGGCTCAGCGCTCAACATGGGCACGGACAGCGCGCTCCTCAAGAGGGCGTGCTGCCGTCAGGCGTACTTGCGCGGCGCCTTCTTGGGCGGCGGCAGCGTCAGCCGCCCGGAATCCGGCTATCATCTGGAATTGGTGACGGGGAGCTATTCCTTTGCGGAGCTTCTGCTCTCGCTCCTTCGCACGATGGGGTATCCGGCGGGGCTGACCGACCGCAAGGAAAGCTACGTCGTCTACCTGAAGGAAAGCGACGCCATCATTGATTTTTTCTCTCTGCTCGGTGCGGAGAAGGCAGCTGAGGCATTCGAGGTCACGCGCAACTTGAAGGAAGTCAAGAATCAGGTCAACCGCCTCGTGAACTGCGAGACGGCGAACGTACAGAAGTCGGTCGATGCCGCCGGCAGACAGATCGCGGCGATTCGCGCACTGGAGGCGGCGGATGCCGTCGCGGGGCTTTCTGCGGGACTCCGAAAGACGGCAGAGGTGCGCATGGAACATCCGACGGCGACGCTCGCAGAGCTTGCGGGGCTTTTGGGCATAGGAAAATCGGGCGTCAATCACCGGCTGCGAAAGCTCGTCTCCTTGGCGGACGGGCAGGAAGGAGGAATCTGA
- a CDS encoding polysaccharide deacetylase family protein — protein sequence MAKRMILYAAGIVLLVVFSLAVYAHFHPAQGVLVLEYHHIADRVDDPEGALVERYYVPTEEFAAQLDYLKAEGYETITMLEFSKAAKGKGNLPEKPVIVTFDDGYEDNYTQALPLLEERGMKGEVYVVTNFIGKKGYLTWDELRDMQQRGIEIGCHTADHLPLVGMSRAEQEDQVRLSKLLMEWNGIKTVFSFSYPNGSCNEEIARLLRDSNYLTAVTGDAGFNTFQTDPMFLQRVNIPRPRFGLTEFRLRILKAELFSIFGINQHLQH from the coding sequence ATGGCAAAGCGCATGATCTTGTATGCGGCAGGAATCGTTCTGCTCGTCGTTTTCTCGCTCGCCGTTTACGCGCATTTTCATCCGGCGCAGGGCGTGCTCGTCCTGGAGTATCACCATATCGCCGACCGCGTGGACGATCCCGAGGGGGCATTGGTGGAACGCTACTATGTGCCGACGGAGGAATTTGCCGCGCAGCTCGACTATTTGAAGGCCGAGGGCTACGAGACGATCACCATGCTGGAATTTTCCAAGGCGGCGAAGGGGAAGGGAAATCTTCCCGAAAAGCCTGTGATCGTCACCTTCGATGACGGCTACGAGGACAATTACACGCAGGCGCTGCCGCTCCTCGAAGAGCGCGGGATGAAGGGCGAGGTCTACGTGGTCACGAATTTCATCGGCAAGAAGGGCTATCTGACGTGGGACGAACTGCGCGACATGCAGCAGCGCGGCATTGAGATCGGCTGCCACACGGCCGACCATCTGCCGCTCGTCGGCATGTCCCGCGCCGAGCAAGAGGATCAGGTGCGCTTGTCGAAGCTGCTCATGGAGTGGAACGGCATCAAGACGGTGTTCAGCTTCTCCTACCCGAACGGCAGCTGCAATGAAGAGATCGCCAGGCTTCTGCGCGACAGCAATTATCTGACGGCAGTCACGGGCGATGCGGGGTTCAACACGTTCCAGACCGATCCGATGTTCCTGCAGCGTGTCAACATCCCGCGACCGCGCTTCGGCCTCACGGAGTTTCGCCTGCGCATCTTGAAGGCGGAGCTTTTCAGCATCTTCGGCATCAACCAGCATTTGCAGCACTAG
- a CDS encoding CBS and ACT domain-containing protein, translated as MFVANRMAKNPFTVTPDTKVSAAKDLMKKHRFRRLPVVDEDGKLVGFLSDRDIMRVSPSPATTLSRYEITSLLAKMCIGEIMQKEVVSVKDDATIEEAALIMYNHKIGGLPVVSSVGAVVGVITETDIFKTFVDVMGLTHGKTRFTIADVGDKVGVVRDLGGIIADCGCNIDSLVTCQQDDGSYEIVVRFDTTDSEAVKKKLEENGFHVSHVVKIG; from the coding sequence ATGTTTGTAGCAAACCGCATGGCAAAAAATCCCTTCACCGTCACGCCGGACACGAAGGTCTCGGCCGCGAAGGATTTGATGAAGAAGCACCGCTTCCGCCGCCTGCCCGTCGTCGATGAAGACGGCAAGCTCGTCGGCTTCTTGAGCGACCGCGACATCATGCGCGTCTCGCCGTCGCCCGCGACGACGCTCTCGCGCTACGAGATCACCTCGCTCCTGGCGAAAATGTGCATCGGCGAAATCATGCAGAAGGAGGTCGTCTCCGTCAAGGATGACGCGACCATCGAGGAAGCCGCGCTCATCATGTACAACCACAAGATCGGCGGCCTGCCCGTCGTGTCGAGCGTCGGCGCCGTCGTCGGCGTCATCACGGAAACCGACATCTTCAAGACCTTCGTCGACGTCATGGGGCTGACGCACGGCAAGACGCGCTTCACCATCGCCGACGTCGGCGACAAGGTCGGCGTCGTGCGCGACCTCGGCGGCATCATCGCCGACTGCGGCTGCAACATCGACAGCCTCGTCACCTGCCAGCAGGACGACGGCAGCTACGAAATCGTCGTGCGCTTCGACACGACGGACAGCGAAGCCGTGAAGAAGAAGCTCGAAGAAAACGGCTTCCACGTATCGCATGTCGTGAAGATCGGCTGA
- a CDS encoding ABC transporter ATP-binding protein, translating to MAEIMLKIDNIHVYYGAIHALKGVSLEVKAGEIVTLIGANGAGKSTTLRTVSGLLAPKSGGISFLGENIAGMPAHEIVKHGISQVPEGRRIFAEMSVQENLEMGAFTRKDKAGVEKDFEIVYNRFPRLKERRKQQAGTLSGGEQQMLAMGRALMSRPKLLLLDEPSMGLAPLLIKEIFSIIEDINREGTTVLLVEQNANMALSIAHRAYVMETGRITLQGAAKELAASEDVRKAYLGG from the coding sequence ATGGCAGAAATCATGCTGAAAATCGACAACATCCACGTCTACTACGGCGCGATCCACGCGCTGAAGGGTGTGAGCCTCGAAGTCAAGGCGGGCGAGATCGTCACGCTCATCGGCGCGAACGGCGCGGGAAAGTCCACGACGCTGCGCACGGTGTCGGGACTGCTCGCGCCCAAGAGCGGCGGCATCTCCTTCCTCGGGGAAAACATCGCGGGCATGCCCGCGCACGAGATCGTCAAGCACGGCATCTCACAGGTGCCTGAAGGGCGGCGCATCTTCGCTGAGATGAGCGTGCAGGAAAACTTGGAGATGGGCGCTTTCACGCGCAAGGACAAGGCGGGGGTAGAAAAAGACTTCGAGATCGTCTACAACCGCTTCCCGCGCCTCAAGGAACGCCGCAAGCAGCAGGCGGGCACGCTCTCGGGCGGCGAGCAGCAAATGCTCGCGATGGGGCGCGCCCTCATGAGCCGCCCGAAGCTCCTCCTCTTGGACGAGCCGTCGATGGGCCTTGCGCCGCTCCTCATCAAGGAGATCTTCTCCATCATCGAGGACATCAACCGCGAGGGCACGACCGTCCTCCTCGTCGAGCAGAACGCCAACATGGCGCTTTCCATCGCGCACCGCGCCTACGTCATGGAAACGGGCAGGATCACGCTCCAAGGCGCGGCAAAGGAGCTCGCAGCGAGCGAAGATGTGCGAAAAGCCTATTTGGGCGGCTGA
- a CDS encoding ABC transporter ATP-binding protein, which produces MAELLKADGLAQVFGGLRAVSNFNMVIEKGELIGLIGPNGAGKTTAFNMITGVYRPTEGELTFNGKSIVGKKPSEITARGIARTFQNIRLFSELSVLENVKIAYHTRTKYTVAEAVLRLGRYFKEEREIEEKAMKLLAIFHLEKQAHELAKNLPYGAQRRLEIARALAAKPKLLLLDEPAAGMNPQETQELMEMIRWIKKEFGLTILLIEHDMSLVMGICERIYVLEYGEIIAEGTPKEIKENPEVIRAYLGGEA; this is translated from the coding sequence ATGGCTGAATTACTGAAAGCGGACGGACTCGCGCAAGTCTTCGGCGGCCTGCGCGCCGTGTCAAACTTCAACATGGTCATCGAAAAGGGCGAACTCATCGGTCTCATCGGGCCGAACGGCGCGGGCAAGACGACGGCGTTCAACATGATCACGGGCGTCTACCGTCCGACCGAAGGCGAGCTTACCTTCAACGGCAAGAGCATCGTCGGCAAGAAGCCCAGCGAGATCACGGCACGCGGCATCGCACGCACCTTCCAGAACATCCGCCTTTTCTCCGAGCTAAGCGTCCTTGAAAACGTCAAGATCGCCTACCACACGCGCACGAAGTACACGGTCGCCGAAGCCGTGCTTCGCCTTGGCAGGTATTTCAAAGAAGAGCGCGAAATAGAAGAGAAGGCGATGAAGCTTCTCGCCATCTTCCACCTCGAAAAGCAGGCGCACGAACTCGCGAAAAACCTGCCCTACGGCGCACAGCGGCGCCTTGAGATCGCGCGGGCTCTCGCCGCGAAGCCCAAGCTCCTCCTCTTGGATGAGCCGGCGGCCGGCATGAATCCGCAAGAGACGCAGGAACTCATGGAAATGATCCGTTGGATCAAGAAGGAATTCGGCTTGACGATCCTCCTCATCGAGCACGACATGAGCCTCGTCATGGGAATCTGCGAGCGCATCTACGTCCTCGAATACGGCGAAATCATCGCCGAGGGCACACCGAAAGAAATCAAGGAAAATCCCGAAGTCATTCGTGCCTATCTCGGCGGGGAGGCGTAA
- a CDS encoding branched-chain amino acid ABC transporter permease: MNLRKQDLIFFLFGLILFAVLQGLITGRVIGSFWQLNLLFLGINIILTASLNLINGYTGQFSLGHAGFMAVGAYAAAILTTNFHVPFPLALLAGAIAAAFLGVLIGLPTLRLRGDYLAIATLGLGEIIRVVLINIDYVGGAAGFKGIARDTNFAWVFFAVFVTLFFIKNFVNSTHGRACIAIREDEIAAEAMGIPTTRYKVMAFAIGAGFAGLGGGLFAHTLTYLNPTSFTFMQSFFFLIMVVLGGMGSLTGSVVGAFFVTILQAALASWPEFRMIIFAVALILFMLYRPKGIFGYVELTAFGPLKRIFGKGGQANG, from the coding sequence ATGAATTTACGCAAGCAGGATCTCATCTTCTTCCTCTTCGGGCTCATCCTCTTTGCCGTTCTTCAGGGACTGATCACAGGGCGCGTCATCGGCTCTTTCTGGCAGCTGAACCTCCTGTTCCTCGGCATCAACATCATCCTGACGGCGAGCCTCAACCTCATCAACGGCTATACGGGACAGTTCTCGCTCGGCCATGCGGGATTCATGGCGGTCGGCGCCTATGCCGCCGCCATTCTGACGACGAACTTTCATGTGCCGTTTCCCCTCGCGCTCCTCGCAGGCGCAATCGCTGCGGCCTTCCTCGGCGTGCTCATCGGCCTGCCGACGCTGCGCCTTCGCGGCGACTACCTCGCCATTGCCACCTTGGGCCTCGGTGAAATCATCCGCGTCGTGCTCATCAACATCGACTACGTCGGCGGTGCCGCGGGCTTCAAGGGCATCGCGCGCGACACCAACTTCGCATGGGTCTTCTTCGCCGTGTTCGTCACCTTGTTCTTCATCAAGAACTTCGTGAACTCCACGCACGGCCGCGCCTGCATCGCGATCCGAGAGGACGAGATCGCCGCCGAGGCCATGGGCATCCCAACGACGCGCTACAAGGTCATGGCGTTCGCCATCGGCGCAGGATTCGCAGGGCTCGGCGGCGGGCTCTTCGCGCATACGCTGACGTATCTGAACCCGACGTCTTTCACCTTCATGCAGTCCTTTTTCTTCCTCATCATGGTCGTCTTGGGCGGCATGGGCTCTCTGACCGGCTCTGTCGTCGGCGCGTTCTTCGTCACGATCCTGCAGGCGGCGCTCGCAAGCTGGCCCGAATTTCGCATGATCATCTTCGCCGTCGCCCTGATCCTCTTCATGCTCTACCGCCCCAAGGGAATCTTCGGCTATGTGGAACTCACGGCGTTCGGCCCGTTGAAGCGCATCTTCGGCAAAGGAGGTCAGGCGAATGGCTGA
- a CDS encoding branched-chain amino acid ABC transporter permease, producing MELSEQIAQQLINGVSLGSIYALIALGYTMVYGIIKLINFAHGDIYMVGAYLGFFAVTNLGLPIVPALILAMIITGLLGIVIEKLAYKPLRHAPRISALISAIGVSLFLEYAMMYFVSPTPRTFPPLFQDVAFSVGSLVINGQQMLILGITCFLMVVLTYIVQYTKIGKAMRAASYDTETAQLMGINADRVISFTFWIGSSLAAVAGVLVGVYYNSIDPLMGIMPGIKAFVAAVLGGIGILPGAVAGGLILGIVEAFVSGFVSSTFRDAAAFAILILVLLFKPAGLFGKNTREKV from the coding sequence ATGGAGCTTTCGGAGCAAATCGCCCAGCAGCTCATCAACGGCGTGTCGCTCGGCAGCATCTACGCCTTGATCGCGCTCGGCTATACCATGGTCTATGGTATCATCAAGCTCATCAACTTCGCGCACGGCGACATCTACATGGTCGGCGCATATCTCGGCTTCTTCGCCGTGACGAACCTCGGGCTTCCCATCGTGCCCGCACTCATCCTCGCGATGATCATCACGGGACTCTTGGGCATCGTCATCGAGAAGCTCGCGTACAAGCCGCTGCGCCATGCGCCGCGCATCTCAGCGCTGATCTCGGCAATCGGCGTCTCGCTCTTTTTGGAGTACGCGATGATGTACTTCGTCTCGCCGACGCCGCGCACCTTCCCGCCGCTCTTTCAGGACGTGGCCTTCAGCGTCGGCTCTCTCGTCATCAACGGACAGCAGATGCTCATCTTGGGCATCACATGCTTCCTCATGGTCGTCCTGACCTACATCGTGCAGTACACGAAGATCGGCAAGGCGATGCGCGCCGCGTCCTATGATACCGAAACGGCGCAGCTCATGGGCATCAATGCCGACCGCGTGATCTCCTTCACGTTCTGGATCGGCTCATCGCTTGCGGCTGTCGCGGGCGTGCTCGTCGGCGTCTACTACAACTCGATCGACCCCCTCATGGGCATCATGCCCGGCATCAAGGCATTCGTCGCCGCGGTGCTCGGCGGCATCGGTATCCTGCCGGGTGCTGTCGCAGGCGGGCTCATCCTCGGCATCGTCGAGGCGTTCGTCTCGGGCTTCGTTTCCTCGACGTTCCGCGATGCGGCGGCCTTCGCCATCCTGATCCTCGTCCTCCTCTTCAAACCTGCGGGGCTTTTCGGCAAGAACACCCGCGAGAAAGTGTAG